In Salvelinus fontinalis isolate EN_2023a chromosome 8, ASM2944872v1, whole genome shotgun sequence, the genomic stretch TATTGGCCTGGTGGTAGATCGGTCAGCATGCCTTTGAGCAGGGCATtaaccctggatgcttctgtgtgtcgctctgaatgggagtctgttggatgactggtgtggtgtagttgttgagtggcttcactgcaagtatattgtacgTTTCGGATAtgcaataaaaaaatacaaatttatACACCTCACCTTGTGTTCCTTATTCCTGTAAAGAAGAAGATTTGTCTTATCCTTGTGAGATCATCCTTGATTTTGTGGGAATGTTGGAGAAGAGAAAATGTCACAAAACATGTCACAAAACATGCTCCCGACTCGTTTATTCCACCTTTCCTTCCCAACCATTGCTGGCAGCAGTGCAGCTGCATTGTGAATTCACGTGGAATTTCATGAAAATTTCCTATTGTTTATTTGTATACCTTTTTCccctcctttttctccccaatttcgtgatatccaattacgatcttgtctcatcgctgcatctCCCCAACAGGCTCAGGtgaggcgaaggttgagtcatgtgtcctccgaaacatgacccgccaaaccgcgctctttaacacccacccgcttaacccagatgccaaccgcaccaatgtgtcagaggaaacaccgttcaactgatgatcgaagtcagcctgcaggcgcccagcccaccacaaggactcgctagagcacgatgagtcaagtaaagccccccccccggccaaaccctcccctgatCCGGACGATGGTGGGCCAATTCTGCACCGCTCtttgggactcccggtcacggccggttgtgacacagcctgggaacccgggtctgtagtgacgcctcaagcactgcgatgcagtgccttagaccagtgcgccactcgggagtggcTCGGGAACCAAAATACAAATGGGATTGGAGAAAAGAGTATGATTTTAGAAATTTAACCAGGGCCTTTTTGCAAAGGCACCCACATCGACTACAATTTAGTTCAGAGAGATCAGGGAGAACCCACAACTATGGAACCCGAGTTAATTGTAATTTACCAGAAGTCACAAAAGTCGGGAAGACTTCTCTTTCCCCGGCACATTTTCACGCACCATGTCTTTGAAGAAAAGCGGTCGACCACCGTTCGTTGAGATAATAAAACAGGGGGCTCAGACGAGGATAGAGAATCATgtattttcttcttctctctgtacCCTCTGTTCTGTTGCGTCTACCGTTTTAAAACTGGGTGGTGACTTGGCGGTAAGTTCCTGGCTCCAGTCCACCATGCTCTAATCCACACCACCTGGAAGCCATGGCAGTGTGAGCCACCAGACCCGCCAGTGGCATGCAAGGCCTTGAGCGCTTCCGCTCAGACACTTGGTGGATGCCCAGGCGCATAGAGGCACTCATTGTAGTGGAATATGGAATCGTTTATTGCACTGCAAGGCAATTCTGGCTATCTAGATTTTAGTGGGTCAGGCCACGTTATTCACATTTAACAGAAAAAATGTGCAGAATAttgaacagcatcctcacatcTGTACATCCTGTTCCTTCTGCTTCAATTTAATAAATGATAAAACCGTAAGCACCAATAAAGAATGCAAATAGCCCtcggagataaaaaaaaaaaaaagatctcaGTGTATTTGAAAAGCACAAGTATAGTATATTAAACGCTATATTAATACATGTCCAAATGGATCGATACATTTATAAAGTATATACCTACACTTTCAGCTTATCAATACACTGTCGATAGATTTCTACACTGGCTCCACTACCACCTGGCAGTTAGGTTGATATTGATCTGGAAGAGAGAATAAACAGTAACAAACTACACACAAACTCCCTGtttgcaattcaaataaatagcTACCCCTATTTATTTTAGCTAACGATGTTATCCAAGTTTCTAGAAATCTTTCATCcatatagctacagtatggaCCACATATCTGCTTGGCATTGGCTCATTACAAACcaaaagagaattagagaaacATTCACATCACCACCAAATTGATGGAAATCATAGCAAAGGCAGAATGTAAGGGACAGGTAATTTAGTATTTATTTTATACCGAATAAAaacataaatgcaacaatttctttgattctactgagttacagttcatatgagggaATCAGttgatttaaataaataaatgaggtcCTAATCTAAGGATTTCATGacaggaatacagatatgcatctactGGTCACAGATACATTACAAAATGGACCTCACAATGGGccccaggatctcgtcacggtatttttgtgcattcaaattgccattgatcaaatgcaattgtgtttgttgtcagttcaggagtaaaaaggtGCTTTATATTTTTCAGATAAtaagtgaagaagccggatgtggaggtcctgggctggcgtggttgcacgtggtctgcggttgtgaggcaagttggacgtactgccaaattctctaaaatgatgttggaggcggcttatggtagatattGTATTATGGTGCATATTGTACTGGTagaaaaagcaaaaacaaatgTTTTCATTTGTACATCTGATTCCAGCAATTTAAGAAATGTTCTATGATTTAAAAATATGGTAATCTGTGCCAAGGTACTTGACTTTAGGTGAAAgactaacataacaaaatgtgggaaaagtcaaagggtctgaatgctttccgaaggcactgtagatataTTAGGTCTAGCCTGTAGagagctgatgggatcctcctaaTTTAGTAGAGGCCGtcactctgttttctcccgcaattgcatagcctacataaatgttgcgcaacatgggcTCATGGACACATTTGcactgatgtcagagtgattagagggacaatagagtgctgagtaccaggcagttagcacgtttggtaggctactaatgaccatcagcagcatcagagcttggagaagtctaattactgtgactaaatggtcacgtggaatttgactgccgtcataactcgtgaccgccggtgtgatggtaatacggtcaccgtaacatcCATAGGTATAGATACCGAGGGGTATTtcgtcctgtgggcgaaaacagctcgttgcTGTGAGGAGAATGGCAagagaatcgtgcaagctaacaggcaagCTAACTGGCGGCAATGGGGGGTCCGACCCGGtaatagatgggtgtacctaatgatttaaaaatgtaaaaGACTGGATGGGGGCTTTAACCAATCCCTTTGGCATGTAAAGAGGCTGCTGTTATGGATGAAACCTTTCCCCGAAGGAGCTACACAGCTATCATTAACAAGGACAAGTACCGTCATGTGTGAAGGCGAAACCCGAAGATAAATTGTACACATACTCCTACTTTAAGCAGTTAAATCTAAGCTTGACGCAAGTATCAAAATTCATTAGCAAGGTGTGCCTCTGTATAAAGCTGAGTCATTGGGAATGAGAGGCTGTTGAATACAAAGCCAGGGAAGGTGTTATTCCACTGGATATTACCACATGTGAAGTGTGAGCTCTTTCAGACAGGAGCCTTTGTCCTTCGCTTTTCCAGACTGTGCGAAAAAACTGTGTCCCTCTGAAACGTTCAACACATGACAAAGAAACAAGGCACAGGGCAGAACCAACAAGAGTGagcgaaagtgtgtgtgtgagagtgaggtgagtgagtgaggtgtgtgtgtgtgtgggggggggggcagtggtgGGAAAGGCTCCTCCACCCAGAGCGTTGGAGGTTGAAGGCGGGTCAGTAACTGTGAGCACAACCAAAAAAGGGAAGGGCACACATGTATAGATATTTAAGATCCCCAGCCACAGCTTTACTGAGGAGCAAAGAGCCCGAGAAAGCAGTTGGCTAAAGGAAGCTTCACTTCAACCAGTCAGATTCCCTACTCAACTTATCCATTCCTGTTCTCTCAGTTTCTTCAAGACCTCTGGCACCGCTAAAGAATCAGCCTTGACCAGGACAGCTTGCATTCAACCCGAGCAAGACAAGAAAACTCATTTTAATATAGACAATTGTAAAGATGTCTTCGCTGACAGTGGCTCTGAGTTTTACCTTCCTGCTGCTGGTGCTGACAGAAGCGCGGGCGCAGAACCCAAGGAAGAGGCTGGCACCACCCAAGCCTCCAAAGGCGCAGTGCTGCGATGAAGTGCGCTCCCTGAAGGTGCAGGTGGCCAACCTGACCAGCCTACTGGAGGAGCTGGGCCGCAAGCAAGAGACAGACTTGATGAACGTAGTAAGGCAGATGATCGAGCTGGACAAGCAGAATCGACAGCAGGAGTCCCGCGTCACTGAGGCCGAGAGCAAGTACTCTGAGATCAATAACCGGGTGGAAATCATGCAGCTGCAAGCCGCCCAGTCCGTCACTCAGACCACATCAGGTAAGAACCTAAGTTGTGGATATttgaacatttctacaaacttcaaagtgttttctttccaatggtaccaactctatgcatatcctggcttcagggcctgagctacaggcagtttactttgggcacgtgaTTCAGGCAGaaatggaggaaaaaaggggcctatccctaagaagtttaaaCCCCTTTGATTGGTTCATTGCTCCTCAGCAACAAAATAACAGAGGAACAAAACACTACTTTAGTGTGAATAAAACATTTAGTGTTGTTTTCCttcatttcatttttatttatttgtgaaAGTTTCAACTTCAGTGAATGTGATTCTCTAACCTTTTTTAAAATTGACTAATGAGGCTAGTAGGGGTAAAACACGTGTTTCTTTGTGTGCAAATAACAGCCTATGAGTAGTAGAATgcagtagtacagtacagtagtgacTGTGACAAATGGCCAGAGGGGAAATCTGGCCAGCTCCACATGACAAACCCAGGTCAGTTTAGACCGAGACGATACTCCCTTTCTGTCGATTGTTCAGCATCTgcttccagacactctccacagGTGTAAGAAAACATATCACTAGCTGCCATACATAAAAAAAACTGCCATAAATACTCATAGCACACAcctgccactttatataatgtttacataccctacattactcatctcatatgtatatactgtactctacaccatctactgcatcttgcctgtgccgttcggccatcgctcattcatatatttttatgtacatattcttattcattcctttacacttgtgtgtataaggtagttgttgtgaaattgttaggttagattgcttgttagatattactgcatggttggaactagaagcacaagcatttcgctacactcgcattaacatctgctaaccatgtgtatgtgagaaatcaaatttgatttgatttaatgtcaGACACACAGGAAATGTGGTTGGTAAAAGAAATGATCCTCTTTATGATCACATTAGTCAGTCTGCAGTCAGAAAACAGAAAATCTACTTTAAAAAAGCCCCTCACAGAAATATTAGCCTACAGTTTCAGACGACTATTATTgaacaaacaaccaaaaaggttcaATTCTATTTGTATTTAGGCCATTAttctttgttaaaaaaaaattacTATAATTATCAGTGGGCGTTCCCGAATCTTCGGCATCAGACAGCTGCCATCATTTGGTGAAAATGGAGCCTATAGTGTGCAAACTTGTCTGGGTGTCTCGTGAAAAGCCAAAAGCCATCGTTTGAACTCTAAGTGTCCCTTCTGCACGAAGTCTGCCAATAAAGACCACCTCTATCAAAGCCAATTGTTTCCATCCGTCATCTGAACTTAACCAAACTATTAATCACAGTGGGGAGATTTAACCAGGCAGTGGGGAGATTTAACCAGGCAGTGGGGAGATTTAACCAGGCATGTCGCAGTGTATATTTTAATACCCTATTAGCAGTAATACATTTATGATGCTGCCACAGTGAACAGAGAAGCGCTTTATAATGACTGCAAATTATACAGACACTGTGCAGACAGGTAAGCAGAGCAGGAAGAAAAGCAAAGATTAGAGTGGCGTTTCCACTCCAGCCTCTAGCCATGAAAACACTTGATCCCTTTTTTATGCATTGGATCCATTACTCCCCAGTGATCTCAAAGCACCACAAATGGCATCACCATACCATCACAGAAACAATAGAGAGAACTATGCAAAGAAATGTAACCATGCTGTGTATAATATCCTTCTATCCAAAATTATTTGACTTCTCTGGCAGACATCTATTCCCATGATACCGTTTGTCAATTAGCATTTTTAAAACCCGCCATGAAACAGCATCTGGTttggccatctctaatgacaaAGCCTTTTCTTTTCTAGATGCCATCTATGACTGTGCATCCCTGTACACCAAGAACTACAAGATCTCTGGGGAGTACAAACTGCCGGCAGATGACTTCCTGGGGACCCCTGAGATCAACGTAAGTGATGAACCCTGGAACTACACAAAAAGTGTTACATTCACAGATCCCTGCTACATTGTAGTCTCTGTATAATGGCAGGTCTTCTGTGACATGGAGAGCAATGGTGGTGGCTGGACGATCATCCAGAGACGCAAGGTGGGCCTGACCTCTTTCAACCGCGACTGGAAGCAGTACAAGAACGGCTTTGGCACCATCCGCGGAGACTTCTGGCTGGGCAATGAAAACATCTTCCGTCTGACAAGGCAGCCCAGCATACTAAGGATAGAGATGGAGGTACAAAGGGTGGGGGTGggaaacacaaaacaggctaGCTGCCCGAGAGCAGCAAATAGATAACAGCATGACTCTGACACACCCCACTCCTGAGGTAACTGATGATAGTGGCGGGAGGTTTTATCCAGAGCCAGGAGACTAAAGATAGAAACACAGTAAAAAGAAAACTCATGGTCAAGTGGTAAACCTCTTGCTCCACAAAAAGTTAGAACGTTAGTTCTATATTCTCAGTGTCATAGTTTTACCACAAGATGTGCAGCAAACATCTAAATCGTGTACTGTTTCTGTTTTTCTGTTCTCCAGGACTGGGAAGGCCAGACCCGCTATGCAGAGTACAGCTACTTCACAGTGAACAACGAGTTGAACAGCTACAAACTCTTCATCGCCAACTACAGTGGAAACGCCGGGGACTCTCTGcgctaccacaacaacaccaactTCAGCACCAAGGGCAAGGACAACGACAAATGTGTGGACGACTGCGCTTCACTACGCAAAGGTACAAGAGGGACAAAATACTTAACTCTGGTTTAACTCACTGAATTAACACCTTCAAATTTCTTTCCAATGACTGCATTTTCACCTTTTTTTCCCTACAGGTGGTTACTGGTACAACTGTTGCACTGACTCCAACCTGAACGGCGTGTTCTATCGTTATGGCGACCACAGCAAGAGCACAGATGGAATTAGTTGGTACGGCTGGCACGGGCCCAACTACTCCCTGAAGAGAGTGGAGATGAAGATCCGGCCACAGAATTTTCAACCATAAACTCTTCTAACTTCACACTCTGGATGAAGCACATGCTTCAGATTTAACCAAACCTGAGCAACCAAATTGTCTTTCCCCTTTGTTATTGTCTGGAATATTTCTGTGGGTTGAATGTGTTATGTGTTTAAACATGTTTTATTGTAAATTGTAGTTCATTTTGTATTTAtcatttaaatattttattttcttaAAAGCCTGAGCGGAGCCTCTTCACCACCGCTCCGTTAGGGTAAGTGAATGTTGCTTCCCGCCATCTTGTCTCATAGTAATAGGGTTTATTTATCAGTCATAACTCAAGCTGTAGTTAGGTTGATTACACGTGTCGGGCAGGTATGACAATgggaagaaaataaaaaatatatatatacagagatcCATCAAGTGTTGCAATGTACCTTTGTGAGTTACTGGAATGCGAACAACTACCCAAAGTACTTCCATCAGAAGTACCTGACAGATTTTATTGTAAGAAAACAAACACATATtttggaaatgtgtcctttgtaaAATGTGTACAGCTCTATAGCATGTTGTTTTGTGGGATAGGAAATAAACATGTGTTTTTAAGAAAAGGTGTGTTGCTGATGGTAGTCAACGTGGTTTATTTGTCTAGCTGTCTGTCTTAGTTCAATATCATCAAATGATCCATGTAGTCATCACAAGACATCAGTGGTTAGTAGGTTTGAGAAGCTGCCAGTTGATCGCCCTCGTGTCTCTGATCAACCAATAACCATGCCTTTGCCTTCAGCCACCACTGAGCTCGGACTCACAGGTCACACTGACATTCATGCCACTGGGCAAAGGTCACATAGCCAAACTCCAGGGaacaagaccacacacacacacacgtttcccACCATTGCCCAGCATCATGTCAATGGCTTCTACAGCCACTCTGACAGGTCTTTACCACATCCAAAAACAATGACTGTGCAACTACCACTGAAATGGCACGTTAATGTAAGAGGTGAGGCAGTATGCCCATGGCATACCTTAATCAAGCTGGGTACACTGTCTGTGTATGTCATTTTAAACAGGTGCCAAGGGCAGGATAGAGGAGATTCCAGATAAATAGTGGGTGCTTCCATTTTGTGGCGGACGGTGATCATTGCTGAGAATAATTTAGGATAGATGACAAATTACAGAGCCATTCTATTGTATCTGCGGAGCTTGTTCGCTCCACCAGTCCAAAAAGGTTTCCACCGGAAGCTGCGGAGTGAAGCTTGGGATCCCAAGGAGAATGTGAGGTCCCAGTCGGTGTCCTCGTTAGTCTAGGAACCCTGTGCCCTGGTGTAACCTCTCGGGGGTGTATTTGGAATGCTCCTGTGCTAATGGCTGACACGCTTCATTTCTTCCAGCCATTCACTGCGAGGTCTGCGGGGGACATTTTAGAGTTCATTTACAGGGTAGCCTAACTTTCTCAGAGTGTTCTGCCGAAGCCTCAGCTATTTATCAAGATAAGTACTGAAGGAGAATGTGTTTTAGTGCCTCTTTTTCAGCGCCAGCAAAGGGACCAATCTCtaggtcccgtgtagctcagttggtagagcatggtgcttataacgccagggttgtgggtttgattaccacgggggaccagtatgtaAATGTATGCAATTACTACTACAAGTCTgtttaagagtgtctgctaaatgacagaaATGTCAAAGTATCTTAAAAGTCAAATGAAGGAAATGACTAAATCAATAGGCAGTCAAATACATTTTTTGGACTCCTTCAGATGCAGCTTAGCAGAAACAAGGCCTCTGTATTCAGAAAGTGTAAAAAACAAAAGAATATACAGTATAAGGCCGGAAAGCATAAATGATAGTAAGTGCTTTTACTGTCAACACAACATTTCAGAGTGTAGGCATATTGCATATGGATGACGTCAAACATTGCATTCCGCTAGCATTTACTGGCAATAAGTAATGCATAGGGCAGCAAGAGCTTATTTACAAGGCAAATCAACAAAAGACTTCACAGAATAGCATGTGTTTCATCAAGTGCTAAGGGATAGATACATCAAACCTGCATCAGTATCGGTTGTAAAGCATTTAGTGTTGAACCAACACACCAGTTTCTCCACCATTAGTTCTATGTTGATAGGCTTCATTCAGAGATAAAACAGTGTTGGTGGGTAATAATATAACTTGTTTCAGTACCAAGAAAACCTTTAAGTTCAACAAGTAAATGTTCTAAAATCATCTGGAATGTGAGAAACCAATGACCTCAACTGACTTCCATCAAAATAAAATTGCTTTAATCCTCGAGTTGTATTAATTTATTGAGTGGAGTGATCAGCTACCAGACAGCAAAGGCGACAAGGAAAAAGACGTAGGCTCTTTTGAAAAGGgtaagaaggaaggaaggaaggaaggactaATTTTTAAGTATTTGAGCAGGGCCTTTGGCTTACCTAATGGTAAGTAATGGTCTAGACTAGTGGATTAACCCCAGATCGAGGCGCCTAAATATTTTTTGCAGACTCAAAATCCCTCATGCCTTAAGCCCCCCACATAACGTACGATTTTTGTAGTTTTATGCCACAATTTTGCCATCCCAGACAAAAGTTTGCAGAATGTGACAGAATTGCAGCAAATCGTACAATCTGGCCAGGTTAATATCAAGATTTTAATTGGGTAACACTGAAAAAAAGACTGAATCCGACGTACAGTCTGCAAAATACTTAATAGTGTAAAGCCCTCGCATCTGGGCGGCTGTGGAGCATCAAAGTCACCAATAATTCCTAGGACAACGTGGATAATTGTTTTCGTGTCGGTAAATGCCTTCCACATATCCGCAATGCCTTAATGCTAAATAAATGAAGACCCAACTTTTTGAGATAACTTTTTGGCTTACAAATGCCACAATCAAAGATTCATTGCTAGGCCCACCAGCAACTGAGTTACTgaatttaatatatatttttgtgtgaATAGGGAAGGTGACAAGAAATGGGAAAATATCTTCAAAATTTCCTGACTTAAGTGTATAATGCAATGGCCCCAGAAATCTACTACTTCTACACCAAAGTGTTTGAATAGAACAGGCTACGTGGTGCACAGGAGTCGTTTTATGGGAAATCTTGGAGAGGTGAGACCCAGATGGAGAGATTGAAAACACTGAGCTGCTGGCTCCCGTCATTCATCATCATCAAGGCGGGGAGAAATTGAAAACAGGCCACTGAGAGAACGCTATTCCAGACCCCTCGGTGCATGAAAGGGGGCAAACGCACAATTGAATGGCTGGAAAACAATGGCTGGAAATACAACACTAGCGTAAAAGACAAGGGCGAGAGGAGGGATGGAAAAGATGACAGGAGATATGAAAGTGCTATGGGATGAGTGATGTGTAAACCACTATTTGATTGGTGTAATGACTCTCATAAAGGGGTCGTTAAACATCCTAGAGTCGTCAGTGGTCAGCCGTGTCTTTAGTGAGGCTTTTAGGTTCACAAATACACCAAATGAAAAACTAAATAATAGGTAATGGAAGAACTGAAACCGAAGTGTACGCTATGAATTTGCATTGAGGTGGACACCTGTTCTGTGTTCCAACTCAAAACAGACTCCAAATTGGGAAAGGTGAAGTCTGCCAATGCTACAGTGACTAGGGCTAAGCAAGAAGGAAAAAATGCCTTAACTACGGCCGGTTGTTCCATTCATTGTGTATGCGGTACCAGGCAGACATTTGTTACCCTTCTCAGGAAACGAGGTGCATGTCGCAAGTCACAACTTCACAGAGGAGCCATTTGTGTTTTTtgccagaaatgccttctggaacatgtgaacttttatgtgccttaataacaaacgtgtatgtcatctgtaaatacgaataaaatagttacattacgagccttgttggttaagccacataaacacagcaaccttcccactagccatgattggctgagataatgagtgggctcgacatgccgagagaggagttcggattggtctgccatattgaaggcttctgtctatttgaactCGTCAGTCTGTTTTGGTAATGTTATCGAACGtggctttaaaaaatatatattctgtggtggagctgcataagtgttgctctccactttctggaggatcacattttgaaatcagtggaattagagtatgatagttaaagagatggagaaaacacctgtctccggattacatcttcaaactaagggcaactgtGGAATGGgattcctgacagggagacgcgTTCATAGTAcatgatgatgtatacaggtaagatagtctagcgttagctagctacattttcagatattacacatttctaatttagaCAGAaaatggtttcatttcaagctaaagggcactgttagctagctagctaatgttagctggctggctccctagctgatgtTATTATTCGTTTCCCAGGGtcgtttgcttttctagttagagcctactgttagctagctaacattgaacctggttggttagctcccagcagatTCATGTAGGGTAGTAACGACATGATTTGGCAccatgttcattgttgtttaactagctaatgttacctgggcggctcgttagctaacgttaagttatgtgtgtgatcttacacattgtttacctagctaggttcattgttacCTAaccagctagctacatgtcttaagctaaagtgtacaacacctgttgaatatggccggtgtcagtaaacattggcaaaaaaagcgtaattaaattgttgccagcaaagctggttaggctgttttcatgttatccagaggtaaacaaatcatcggccagaggGTCAAGTGTGCACTCTGAACGCTCTGAGAacgaaacgagatgggtggggctaaagcttaagaggatgtgaacgatgctgaatgggtgtagacaaagaagagcttttCACTACATACCAAAACaattctcaaaagtgagtttccaagttgatcaactttcaaagcagaattactttcccattgttcctcaacaatgcagtgtatgatataccattttgtagctctgagtctctactttcaggtggtgagtcacatttaATATCAAAAGGAGGTATTCTTATTTCAGGGGAATGTACTTACTGTACATAACCtgcggtttctctctctctgtttacactTTGTCACCAAGGCAAGTGACAGATACTTTGAACTACTGGACATCTGACATCTCTTTTCCCCAACCATGTGCCACCACACGCATTCCACCAATACTGACACGGGGGAGCCAAAGAAAATGGACATTAAAAGCATTC encodes the following:
- the LOC129860447 gene encoding angiopoietin-related protein 7-like codes for the protein MSSLTVALSFTFLLLVLTEARAQNPRKRLAPPKPPKAQCCDEVRSLKVQVANLTSLLEELGRKQETDLMNVVRQMIELDKQNRQQESRVTEAESKYSEINNRVEIMQLQAAQSVTQTTSDAIYDCASLYTKNYKISGEYKLPADDFLGTPEINVFCDMESNGGGWTIIQRRKVGLTSFNRDWKQYKNGFGTIRGDFWLGNENIFRLTRQPSILRIEMEDWEGQTRYAEYSYFTVNNELNSYKLFIANYSGNAGDSLRYHNNTNFSTKGKDNDKCVDDCASLRKGGYWYNCCTDSNLNGVFYRYGDHSKSTDGISWYGWHGPNYSLKRVEMKIRPQNFQP